The genomic stretch CTCATGTTTAGAGCTCCTTCGGTGCTCATGGATATTAGTAGAGATGAATACCAATCAACACCATAGAGATGACCTCTGTGAAGCTGCTGTAAACCTAGGATGCTGGCCTTTCTTTATCCCATAGTAAAACCCATTTGGCCATGGCTGGGATGGTCGGACTGCCTGTGGCTCTTCTGATTCTGGGAGGCTCTTTTCTCTATTGGCGTGGACGCAGGATTCAGAATAAGAGGGCTATGAGGCGCTACCTGGAACGGGGTGAGGTGAGTACGTTTAACTTGGGGGGGGCACGCTTATAATCTGCTCCTAGGGTGAGTGGTAGGATGGTCCCTACTCCTCTTTCCCTAGAATTTAGTCCCACTCTTTTAGAAGTCAATGTAGAGCAATGGATATAGCTCAGACTGCTTGCTTAACATGTGCaaggaccttggttcaattccagaaacacatgtgtacacattacATATATGTGCGCACCAGTCCACACCGGAAGTGAGAACatgtattctcatcttgcttttgcCATTTGCCATGACTCTGAAGAAACTGCTTTCCCTTGGACAGAAAATCTAGTGTGAACTGTTGTTCCTGAAGGGAGGTGTCCTTCTCTTCCCGCCCTCAGCTCTGGGTCCTGCTGCCCTTGGCAACTCCTACGGGCAGTAGGTAGGATGGGATTGTGGGAGTAGGCTTTTCTGAACACCTTCTTCCGTGTGCTCCTCAGAGCATCGAGCCTCTGGACCCCAGCGAGAAGGCAAACAAAGTCTTGGCCAGAATCTTCAAAGAGCCAGAGCTGAGGAAGCTTAAAGTGCTGGGTTCTGGTGTCTTTGGAACCGTACACAAGGTGAGTGGCTCATGGGAAGTCTGCAGAGCTggggaagagatggagggaagatgggagaaggATTTTGGCAAAAGAGTGacataagggggctggagagatggctcagtggttaagagcattgcctgctcttccaaaggtcctgagttcaattgccagcaaccacatggtgactcacaaccatctgtaacgaggtgtggtgtcctcttctggcctgcagacatacacacagacagaatactgtatacataataaatataaaaaaaaagagtgacatAGAAGAATGAtttttggccaggcggtggtggtacaagcctttaattccagcactcggggggcggaggcaggcggatctctgtgagttcaaggccagcctggtctacaagagctagttccaggacaagctccaaagctgcagagaaaccctgtctcgaaaaaccaaaaaaagaaaaaaagaaaaaaaaaaagaaagaaaatgaaaagaatgattTTTGACATCATGTCCACCCCAACTTTCCAGGGGATTTGGATCCCTGAGGGTGaatccatcaaaattccagtCTGCATTAAAGTCATTGAGGACAAGAGTGGGCGGCAAAGTTTCCAGTCCGTGACTGACGTAAGTGAAGGGAGGCAGTCTCTGCCGCACCAGAGGCGAGGCAGTGTTGGATCCAGGCGTGCTGGCATATGACTTTGCATGTTAGCTCTGTGTTAGGCTTGCTGTACTTGAGTGTTAGCGGACTCTGGACTCGGTATGCTTTTGTGGAGCACATGTGAACCTGTTCCTTCCTATGTTTCACAGCATATGCTGGCCATCGGTAGCCTAGACCACGCCCACATTGTGCGGCTCCTGGGACTGTGCCCAGGATCATCTCTGCAGCTTGTCACTCAGTACTTGCCTCTGGGCTCCCTCCTTGACTATGTGAGACAGCACCGCGCAGCCCTGGGACCACAGCTGCTGCTCAACTGGGGAGTACAAATTGCCAAGGTGAGGGGCACCTGCCAACATGAGGAGTCTACGATAGCCAGGGCGGGGGCAAGGAGACCCAGGGTTTGAAGTCTGGGGACCGTCTTCAGTGTTTGGGCAGCTCCTGCTGCTCAGTGCCTGGCACCCCCACCCTGAGACTGCCTTCTCCTCTAGGGTATGTATTACCTTGAGGAACACAGCATGGTGCACAGGGACCTGGCGCTCCGCAACGTGCTGCTCAAGTCACCTAGTCAGGTGCAGGTGGCCGACTTCGGTGTGGCTGACCTGCTGCCGCCAGAAGACAAGCAGTTACTACACAGTGAGGCCAAGGTGAGGTGACCAGGGTGGGGTGGTCGGGTGGGGTGTGCATGGGATACAGAGTGGTCCGGGGCTCCTTCTGAGACGAGCAGGGGAGTCACGGTCAGTTCGAGGAGAGGGAGCGGAGAATGGCTAAAAACTTAAGTTCAGACAACAGGATGGTAGAGAACTTGGGTGTTTTGTTCGTTTGAGAGCTTGGGATTTTAAGACAATAAGAAAATTGGTGAAAATTAAgcaattttctttatctttcatcCTCAGACTCCTATTAAGTGGATGGCCCTCGAGTGTATCCACTTTGGGAAATACACACACCAGAGTGATGTCTGGAGTTATGGTGAGCATACCTGGCGGCCCCCTCCCGTGTCATTACCAGCCCAAGCCCCCTATCTTTTGCGTCTTCTCTTCTTAGGAACTTCCAGCCCAACTTCCAACCCTTGTCTCTAAGCGAAGTCCACCTTCCTTTATCACTTTTAAGTAGCCTGTGTCTATTCTCATGCCTACTAGTTAACTTCTCTCTGTGTCAGGTGTCACCATCTGGGAGTTGATGACTTTTGGGGCAGAGCCCTATGCGGGGCTGAGACTGGCTGAGATACCAGACCTGCTGGAGAAGGGCGAGCGGCTGGCACAGCCTCAGATCTGCACCATTGACGTCTACATGGTCATGGTCAAGTGTGAGTTGTCTGCTGACCCTGTCTTCCctgccttccctcctttctcctccgcCTCTCTTCTCTGCTGACCCCGCCCCCTGCATCTcacccccccctccacccccaggtTGGATGATTGATGAGAATATTCGCCCCACCTttaaagagctagccaatgagtTCACCAGGATGGCCCGTGACCCACCGCGATATCTGGTGATAAAGGTGAGTGGGGGCCAGTGGACGTCAAGTTCATTCAGAGAACTAGAATCCACCCTAACGATTGTCTGCTTCTGTAGAGAGAGAGTGGGCCTGGAATACCTCCTGGGGCAGAGCCCTCTGCTCTCACAAACAAAGAGCTGGAGGAAGTAGAGCTGGAGCCTGAACTGGACCTCGACCTAGacctggaggcagaggaggacagCCTGGCCACCACACTGGGTTCTGCCCTCAGCTTACCAGTGGGAACACTTACCCGGCCACGTGGGGTAGGAGACCTTCTAACTGCATGAGATTCTGCCCCATGAACCCCCATGAGCCATCCCCACTCATTAGCTTCAGTGCTAATAAGAGTTCATCCTTCATTttaaccctttcctttcccttctcaccCTAGAGCCAGAGTCTTTTAAGCCCCTCGTCTGGATACATGCCCATGAACCAGAATAATCTCGGGGAGGCTTGTCTGGTAAGATCTGTTGCCGGGAGCTGGGGTGGCGGAGTCTTATGGGCTTGGAAGTCTTAATAGAAATATGGAGGGAAACACCTCAAATCTTGAAGATTTCATCAGCATCCTAAAACTGAGAAGGCCCTAAACGGCCACGCCTCCTTCTGAATCTGCCTCTCCTTGTATCGTTTCCTGTTATTTTCTCCTTAGGATTCTGCAGTTTTGGGGGGTAGTGAACAGTGCCCTCGTCCCATCTCTCTGCACCCAATCCCACGGGGACGTCTGGCATCAGAGTCATCAGAGGGCCATGTGACAGGCTCTGAGGCTGAACTCCAGGAGAAAGTATTGATGTGTAGAAGCCGGAGCCGAAGTCGGAGCCCTCGGCCACGTGGAGACAGTGCCTACCATTCCCAGCGACACAGCCTGCTGACCCCTGTCACCCCGCTGTCCCCACCAGGGTTAGAGGAAGAGGATGTCAATGGCTATGTCATGCCAGATACACACCTCAAAGGTACCTGGTTCTTCCTCCAGCTTTTCCCTTAAATCTCTAATCTCTTTCTCCAAACTCCCTTTAATTCTTTCATCTTCTCTGATATTTCCTAGTCACTCACCCCTATTCCTTCTGGTTATTTCTCAGAAGTACTACACACACTTAGAATTTTCTCACCCACAGGTACATCCTCCTCCCGGGAAGGTACACTTTCTTCAGTAGGTCTCAGTTCTGTGCTGGGtactgaagaggaagaggaagatgaggagtaTGAGTACATGAACCGGAAGAGAAGGAACAGTCCACCGCGGCCCCCTAGGCCCGGTTCCCTTGAGGAGCTGGGTTACGAGTACATGGATGTGGGCTCAGAGCTCAGTGCCTCTCTGGGCAGTACGCAGAGTTGCCCACTGCATCCTATGGCCATCGTGCCATCCGCTGGTACAACTCCAGATGAGGACTATGAGTATATGAACCGCAGGCGTGGTGTAGGTGGTGCCGGGGGCGATTACGCCGCCATGGGGGCCTGCCCAGCAGCAGAACAAGGGTATGAAGAGATGCGAGCCTTCCAGGGGCCTGGACATCATGCCCCCCATGTTCGTTATGCCCGCCTCAAAACTCTGCGCAGCTTAGAagccactgactctgcctttgacAACCCTGACTACTGGCACAGCAGGCTTTTCCCCAAGGCTAATGCCCAAAGAACTTAACCTCTGCTCCTTGAGACTCTTGGGGAGCATTTGATGGCAGCTAGTGCCTCTTGAGGGTacctctctctcaccctctccctcAGGTCCCActcccatttctccagccctagacaATGCCGTCCAGTCTTTGGAGACTTGTACACATATCCTTACGCAATTTTTGTGGTACGTAGCCAGTTGTgcactttctcctcttccccagccccAGGAGAAGAGAAGGTTTTCCTGTTTGTCCACTTTCCCAATCCCGTTCCTCATCTTCCTCAGGGAGACTCCTGGAGATATGAAGGGTTACTCTCTAAGCCCCTTTCTCTCCGGCTCTTACTTGGTAGGGTTAGACGGCCTTGTTTCTCATAAGACTGTcctaaggaagagaagaggacacagagctggaagaggaaaggaaatttTTGGCTCCTGAGAGCAAATCCCATGGAAAGATTGAGAAACTTAAAGCTTTATGGACTAAAGTTGGGAGTAGATAGCAGTGACTATGAATGAGCACTCACTACTGTGAGCCAGGCACCATCAAGGTGAACTCTGCCTGCATTAGTTCAGCCACATCTCTACAATCTTGTGAGGTAGAGTTGATCCCATTTTACCAATACAGGAGTCCCCTGAGTGTTCCAAGATAGCCAGCAGGTTCCTCAGTCTGTGAATAGTACTGAATCCTGtagttgggtttggtttggtttttggtttttggagacagtttctctgttctccttgttgtcctggaactcaatctgcggaccaggctggcctctgcctcctgagtgctgaggttaaaggcgtgcaccaccactacctggcctatAGTTTTTTTAAACCATGTTTTAGTTGTTGTACAAAACTGAATGCTACAGTTTAGCGCCTTTTCCATCTTACCTAAGACGTCATCATGCATTATGGCCGTATGTTTTTAGTTTGAGGTGCCACAGCGAAATTAGTACTACTACTTTGTCTATTTCCATAATTTCATGGATTTTATTATAGATAATACCATGTGATTCTCCCCCCATATGAAGTCAAGAGCTTTCACCTTTTCTCAAACAAAAACCACTTCCCTTTGGCATGTCTGAATGCCAGCATCGCTACTCTTGCATTCTGAACCCGTTTGTAGGTAAAATAAGGATATTTGAACACAAGTACTATGATACCACTGCCAGTCAGTCTGACAGCAGGTGGGTTATGAGGTGACTTATGGACTATTAGCCAATAACTAAGGTTACTGGTATGGATGTGCTAGGTAAAGATGACTCAGAATTGTGTGCAATCTAAACTTTAGGGACTATTTATTTCAGGAATTTGTCATCCGACATTTTCAGATTGTAGTTGATCATAGGCTACTAAAACTATGGACAGCAAAACCTCAGATAATGGGGGACTGAGCCTTGAAGAAATTAAGCAGCCAGTCCAGGATTCAAACTCTTCCCAATTCCAATACCTGTACTTTTATTATAAGGTGTCAAGGAGTACCTATGTCAAGTCCTTGTAAGGGGCACGTGCGtgcttgatgtgtgtgtgtgtgtgtgtgtgtgtgtgagagagagagagagagagagagagagagagagagagagagaaagagaaacaggatctcactctgtagactggccCGGAACTacgtagcccaggatggctttgaactcagctctcagcaatcctgtctcagccttccaaaggCTGTGACTACACGTGTGAACCAGACTCCTTTTCTTGTTTATGCACTGAATCAAGCAAATGCCAACGGCTACATTTTCCTCCAGTACCCAGGCTTCTCATCTCAGGAAGAAGTGAAGACAACGCAGGACAACAAACTGGACATTTTTTGTGCAAGCCATAGCCCACATATGTTGTAGATAATATACACTCCTTACAAGACAATTCACAAAGGTTCTGAGACTCAAATTTAACCAGTAGTGAGAAATTTCTGGTGGGATAGAAAGAGGATCCATTGTCAGACCTCAGTCTTCCTGGATGGGAACTGGGGAAAAATGTCTTCCTGTACcattaaagttttttgttttgtttttatacgTGTCTGAATAAAAAATtgccaaagttttttttttctttttggattcttGCCAACTAAAAAGTGCATGAGACCATTCTTatctgcttcttccttttttctttttttttttttattttcaagacagggtttctctgtagcttttggttcctgtcctggaactagctcttgtagaccaggctggtctccatctcacagagatccgcctgcctctgcctcctgagtggtgggattaaaggcgtgtgccaccaccatcggGCTCTTATCTGCTTCTTAGCAACGGTTAGTAGCTTTCTCTCTTGACATTCTTATTCTGTCTCatctaaacttttatttaaatgcttttaaGATTTTACTCTTAATTACGTGTATGTGAGGGAGTGTGAGATTTGGCAATGGGGAGAGTGCAGTGCCCCAGGAGCTCCAAAGAGTGTTCAGGTTACAGGTGGTTTTTGAACTTGGCTTGTGTGCTGGGAGCTCCCTTCCTCGGCAGGAGTATCAGGTTATAATAACCgcggagccatttctccagaccctgtTTCTAATCCTTTTTATCAACCGGTTTTACTGGGAATTGCTACAAAGTAGCAAGTGTAAACAAAAAAGTCAAAGCGCTTGcttgggaaaatggaaaaagccCAAAgccataagtttttttttttttgtttgtttttgcggATTTTCCTTCACAGGTGGAATATTGAAAGCATTCTCTTGAGAGTGACCACATACCTCCTAAACATTTCCTTTAGAGGCCCCCATCAGAACCTACCGTCGGGACAAAAGTGCCACTTTAGTACAGTAGGAAGTCTGGTCTTATTATGTTAGCAAGTCATGGTAAATGAATAATCTCTCAAACTGTCCAGTTGGTGCTCGCTCACCCTAAATCTTCTACCTCGACTCTGCCCCTTCCCGTTCTGCCAGcagagtaggaggaggaggactggACTGGCCAGGCCGGTCACGCTAGCCTACCCGGGATTCCAAGGCTACGCGCACACGATAACCGCCTTAGGTGTACAAACAGTGACCCAGGTACCCTAGCTCCACCCGGCTCCACCCGGCTCCGCCCTGCCCAGCGGCCTCCGAACCCTTTTCTCCGCATAGCTCCGCCCCGTCTCGCCTAGCCCGCCCCCCTCTGTTACGAGTTCTGGCTCCCAGCTCCGGTGAATGAGGTTTTTCCCGGAGAGACCACGCTTTCCCTCAAGCTCCCCAACGTCTCCGCCTTCCCGCCGGAGCCAGACCCTTCCCAGCGTGCCCGGCGATTCCGGCGTGCGCAGACTTGGGAGGGCAAGGTCCCAGGGCTTGGCAAAGGAGCGCGAGGAGCAGGCTGGGAATTGTAGTTCCAGAGGCCACGAGGGCGGCTGGAGGCTGGGCGCCGGCGGGACTCATTCTCCCAGGGTGCCCTGCGCCTCAGACCGCGCGCTCGCAGTTTCTCGCTCTCTCCGCCCGCCCTCCCGCTCCCTTGCTTGCTCGCGCTTTCCTCGCGGATCGTAGAGACTCTGGCTACAGCTTGTGGCTGGGGAGGGAGACGGAGGCCGCAGCTCAGGGAAAGTGAAGCTGCAGTAGTGGTGGTAGGAAGATGTCGGGCGAAGATGAGCAGCAGGAGCAAACTATCGCCGAGGACCTGGTCGTGACCAAGTATAAGATGGGGGGCGACATCGCCAACCGTGAGTGCGGCCTCGGGGGTCTTGGAATCGAGGCTGAGAGGGAGAGGTTTGGGGCTGTCTCCGGAGGGGCTGGAGCGGCTGGGTCTTGCGGAGTGAGCCACCGAGGGGCGCGTGCCGACGGCCGGGGGCGACGTGGTGGGGAGATCTGGTGTCGCCTCGGGGACTGAGCAGccatgcctgggctggagagtggaGGTGCGGGCCGGCGACCGCGAGGAGCGCAGAGGGGCCCAGACCTGCTCCGACCCTAGGCGGTTGGTAAGGAGGCAAGGCGCGTCGTCTTCTGCCCATCACCCTTCGGTCTGTCCGGATCTCCGCTTGCTCTGACTGGCAGCAGTGAGGCCACCTCGAAAAGGAAGCTCCCAGCTGTTGGCGACAGAAGCGCCCCTCTGGCAGTCGCGGGTCTTGACCCGTGGGAGCCAGGCCGGCACGTGTTGCCAGGTCCCTGTGCGGACCGCTGGCTCCCCACTTCCTCTACTACCCTGCTTCCCCACCACGTGCTTTGCTAAGTCTTTACTTCAGGTCTTCCTGGTGGGGGCCCCCTGCTCCCCTAGCCTAGCGCGAGGGACCGTTGGAGGGCTCGTCTGGAGCTTCTCACACAACTCTGAAAGATACCTGGTTTTCTGGAAAAGGCTAATGCCTGCTGCCCCCGTCTGTGGGATGGCCTTTAATATTTGTTCTTAGAGGCTTGACAGTGTTCGGAGGTCCTGCTCAGACAACGCCTAGGCGAGCCTGTCAGTAATGCTGGAACGGGGCGGAGAGGGGCTGATTTTAGGGCTATCATAAGCAGTTCTTACTGGACCCTTGCTTGCTCTTTCTCAACAGTTGTCTGCCACTTGGGCAGATAACTTTGTTTGCTCTTTCCAGTTAGTGCCTgacgtcccccccccccccgggtttctgtgtagccttggctgccctggtactcctgtagaccaggctagcctcagagatCCCGgtatctctgcttcccaagtgctgggattaaaggcgtgtgccaccactcccggttcctctttccatttttaaaagtcactCAGGATTTTAAAATGGTCTTTACAAAATAGAAGGTATTTAGGATGCCTTTGGTTTAAACCCAGTTTTTTCTGGATTCCAAAGAATAACCAAAATAAGATGGAAGAAATCAAACCTAGAATTCCCATGGATCATAAAGAggacatatacaaaataatagcCCTATTTGGGATGATGTGTTAGTAGTTGATATTATTGGTTTAAATCGGACAATTTCTGTCCGTACATCTTACAGCTTTAGACCATTGTGACTTCATATAATAGTTTTGAAACTCATCTACTGAAAGTAAACCTTGAGTCCCCTGAACCTTTGAGACCTTAGATTAATTCCCCTGGGTTTATATACTTGTATATGAGGAAATGCATCTACATAAATTGTGATTGCTAACACCTAATTAGAGTGTctaggggagggaagaaggcaacATTTAACACTGCTTCAGCTTTGACTCAGCAGTTCTGGGCGTACCTTCCCGATGTCCCCGACGCCTATAAATTTCTTGGGCTCTGCCTTTGCATCTGGGGTATATGGGCACAGTTCCCTAACGTCCGTGATTCTAAATACCATAACATCTTTGGAAGGTGCGAGGCCTTCATCTGCCCTGGTGTCAGACAATTGAAAGAACATGAGCGCTAACCTTTATTTTAGGAAGGAAAGGTAGAAAAGTaaggttgggtgtggtggtgctgctttcttcttttttttttttttgtatcagcaCTTGTTTTgggggagacaaaggcaggctcatctctgagttccaggccaacctggtatacatagtgagttctagaacagccaggggtgtctcaaaacaaacaaaaaaggtaggCATTAAAGGAGGATAGATTGTACACAAagtttgtttcctttcctcttttcaacAACAGCACTAGGGAGTATTAGAAAAATGAATTCCACTTTAGGTTTAATTAGATTACGAATGCATGCAGGACTGACCTGTGGGATTCTGTTCCCAGGGGTACTTCGGTCTTTGGTGGATGCTGCCAGCTCAGGTGTGTCAGTACTGAGCCTGTGTGAGAAAGGAGATGCCATGATCATGGAAGAGACAGGGAAAATCttcaagaaagagaaggaaatgaagaaaggtaAAGAGAAAAAACCCTCTTAACTTCCCCCATTTGACCACATCCAGCCCCGTCTCCCATCGGAACTTCTATCCATCTCTGGAAGTCTGGAGTAGCAGTGGGATGGGTACAGTTTCTTCCCAGCTGAGGAAACGAGTCCCTAGAATAAAAACCCCTTCAGTTTCCTAAAGGGCAACAGGTGCTCCCAAGACAGAGCAAGGCAGTAAGGTTGATGGTTCTTTTTACAGGTATTGCCTTTCCTACCAGCATTTCGGTAAATAACTGTGTATGTCACTTCTCCCCTCTGAAGAGTGACCAGGACTATATACTCAAGGAAGGTGACTTGGTAAAAATGTAAGGTTAAGCCATTCTGGAGAATTTGTCGTTCCTACATGTTGACAGTGTTGGCTCCTAATGCAGTGCTCTGTCCCTGCCTTTCAGTGACCTTGGAGTCCATGTGGATGGCTTCATTGCTAACGTGGCTCACACTTTTGTGATTGGTGTAGCTCAGGTAGGTAGCAGCTTTTCAGCTTGGTTGTCTTGGGGAAGGGGCATGCTGCCATTTGGGTTTTTCATCTCCACTCTAGTACCACATGGAGCATCTAGAGAAATGAAAGGAAGGCCTTTCTGGCTCTCTTGTGTAATTGACTGGCCTTGTGTATGAAGCACACTAGTGGAGCTTTCCAGAATGACCGTGGTTCTGTTTCTCCACAGGGGACCCAGGTCACAGGGCGGAAAGCAGACGTCATTAAGGCAGCTCATCTCTGTGCTGAAGCTGCCTTACGACTGGTCAAACCTGGAAACCAGGTAGGGTGCTTCCTGCACTTACATAGCTTGGCAGAAGCAAAGAGGAATCAGGCACCTACAAACAGCATTTAACTCTGAGTATCTACCCCAGTCCATGCAAGGGATAAGGGGGTCTAACTGTCCACTGCAGAACCTATAAAGGCCATTTTTAGATTCTGTATGTGCACTTTGACCCCAAAATAATTTGAGGTGGGTAACTAACAATGgaacaagtttttaaaaactctttaaaaagggTAGAAAAAGTGCAGGCAAATTCATGTCTAAGAGATCAAATtcttctgtttgaaaaaaaagtatcagGAAACCTGGAGCAGGTAGTTCTTGTAAGCGAACAGTAGCATCTTAGATTCTCTGGACATTCCCTCTGAAGCTTAACTTTCAGAGAAGCACTCAGAAGTTTGTTTTCCGTTTCCGCGCTCTCGTTGCTCATGCTGCACTCAGCTGGTGTGTCGTCCTCATGATTTCTTGCATACTTTCTGTTTAAAATCCTGCCTTTGTCCTTTGTGGCACACTGACTTCCAAGTGCTCCCAAGCCCTTTGAGCAGTGCCTGCCTGCAGCAATTCTTAAAGCAGTTGTCACTTGCTTGTCTGCACAGTCGCTAGTCTATAGCTGTGGAATCATGCGATCTGTGCACTTAGCTTTCTAAAAGCCATCTTCCCCTCCCGGTGTCGCTGGCTCCATCTTCCTCCACCACAGCTGGCCAGTAGTAGTCTTGAGCTCAAATTCTGTCATCTGTAAAATAGGAAAAGTGGAATTGACCTGGGGCTCTTGGGTCAGAGGGACTAAATTAGTGTTTTGGGTAAACATCAGTGTTAGGATCAGAAAGGACCCTCGCAACCAAACCTGCCGACATGTTGATCCTAGGACCTACCTGATGGAAAGTGAGAACCGAATCCTAGATGTTACATTATTTAGtaatgtatgttttcttttgttagcttatttttggtttttcgagataaggtttctctgtatctttggctgtcctagaactcactctgttctaggctgaccttgaactcaacagagaccctcctgcctccctagggctgggattgaaggcttacctgtgccaccactgcctggctagcatagaagtttttgaaaaattaaaaataagctttaTTGTTTCTCTTCTCTATCGGGTAGAATGCTAAGGATAAACCCTAGACTTGACATTGGAGGCGAGGCTTCTCTGCTGAGTACTGGTTTAGCCGAAGAAAAATCAGCCATTTTGAGCCTGTTTCCTCATCTTGATCTGCTCTGGTCTTTAAGAACTCTTGTCACCTTTATGAAagcaattgtttttgtttttgaagacagagtttatagctctggctgacctagaactcaccaagctggcctccaaccaTAGTGTGGctgcatttttaaaatctgtgttttaGTTTATAGGATTAAGATTGTGAAAGAATCACTGGCATTTGGTGAGGGGGTGTTAGAATAAATTGGAAAGATCAGCTATATCACCTTTCCTTTGCTCTTGTGCTTGTAGAACACACAAGTGACAGAAGCCTGGAACAAAGTTGCTCACTCATTTAATTGCACGCCAATAGAAGGTGAGACCTCAGATAATGGGGTTAAAGGTCTAACAGTGAGAGGTGCGGTAGAATTGGAATCTAGCCTTGTCTTAAGTGGATAGATGCCTGTCTGTGCACCATCAAACTACTTACATGCGTGGATGTGGAAGCTGTTGGGGGTAGTATGCTGGTACCATAGGCTTTATCCTGTCTACAGGTATGTTGTCACACCAGCTGAAGCAGCATGTGATCGATGGGGAGAAAACCATCATCCAGAACCCTACAGACCAGCAGAAGTAGGTGCCAGCCCCATTCTTTGCCTTTCAAGTGTCTGAACATGTGAGTGCAGACCCACAGAAGCCATGGCATCAGTCCCCTTGGAGCTGAGACCCGAACTCGGTTCCTTT from Chionomys nivalis chromosome 25, mChiNiv1.1, whole genome shotgun sequence encodes the following:
- the Erbb3 gene encoding receptor tyrosine-protein kinase erbB-3, which codes for MKATLQVLGFLLSLARGSEMGNSQAVCPGTLNGLSVTGDAENQYQTLYKLYDRCEVVMGNLEIVLTGHNADLSFLQWIREVTGYVLVAMNEFSTLPLPNLRVVRGTQVYDGKFAIFVMLNYNTNSSHALRQLRFTQLTEILSGGVYIEKNDKLCHMDTIDWSDIVRVRGADIVVKNNGKNCPPCHEVCKGRCWGPGPEDCQILTKTICAPQCNGHCFGPNPNQCCHDECAGGCSGPQDTDCFACRHFNDSGACVPRCPQPLVYNKLTFQLEPNPHTKYQYGGVCVANCPHNFVVDQTSCVRACPPDKMEVDKNGLKMCEPCGGLCPKACEGTGSGSRYQTVDSSNIDGFVNCTKILGNLDFLITGLNGDPWHKIPALDPEKLNVFRTVREITGYLNIQSWPPHMQNFSVFSNLTTIGGRSLYNRGFSLLIMKNLNVTSLGLRSLKEISAGRVYISANQQLCYHHSLNWTRLLRGPPEDRLDIKYNRPRRDCVAEGKVCDPLCSSGGCWGPGPAQCLSCRNYSREGVCVTHCHFLEGEPREFAQEGECFSCHPECLPMEGTSTCNGSGSDACARCTHFRDGPHCVNSCPNGILGAKGPIYKYPDAQNECRPCHENCTQGCKGPELQDCLGQTEVLMSKTHLAMAGMVGLPVALLILGGSFLYWRGRRIQNKRAMRRYLERGESIEPLDPSEKANKVLARIFKEPELRKLKVLGSGVFGTVHKGIWIPEGESIKIPVCIKVIEDKSGRQSFQSVTDHMLAIGSLDHAHIVRLLGLCPGSSLQLVTQYLPLGSLLDYVRQHRAALGPQLLLNWGVQIAKGMYYLEEHSMVHRDLALRNVLLKSPSQVQVADFGVADLLPPEDKQLLHSEAKTPIKWMALECIHFGKYTHQSDVWSYGVTIWELMTFGAEPYAGLRLAEIPDLLEKGERLAQPQICTIDVYMVMVKCWMIDENIRPTFKELANEFTRMARDPPRYLVIKRESGPGIPPGAEPSALTNKELEEVELEPELDLDLDLEAEEDSLATTLGSALSLPVGTLTRPRGSQSLLSPSSGYMPMNQNNLGEACLDSAVLGGSEQCPRPISLHPIPRGRLASESSEGHVTGSEAELQEKVLMCRSRSRSRSPRPRGDSAYHSQRHSLLTPVTPLSPPGLEEEDVNGYVMPDTHLKGTSSSREGTLSSVGLSSVLGTEEEEEDEEYEYMNRKRRNSPPRPPRPGSLEELGYEYMDVGSELSASLGSTQSCPLHPMAIVPSAGTTPDEDYEYMNRRRGVGGAGGDYAAMGACPAAEQGYEEMRAFQGPGHHAPHVRYARLKTLRSLEATDSAFDNPDYWHSRLFPKANAQRT
- the Pa2g4 gene encoding proliferation-associated protein 2G4, which produces MSGEDEQQEQTIAEDLVVTKYKMGGDIANRVLRSLVDAASSGVSVLSLCEKGDAMIMEETGKIFKKEKEMKKGIAFPTSISVNNCVCHFSPLKSDQDYILKEGDLVKIDLGVHVDGFIANVAHTFVIGVAQGTQVTGRKADVIKAAHLCAEAALRLVKPGNQNTQVTEAWNKVAHSFNCTPIEGMLSHQLKQHVIDGEKTIIQNPTDQQKKDHEKAEFEVHEVYAVDVLVSSGEGKAKDAGQRTTIYKRDPSKQYGLKMKTSRAFFSEVERRFDAMPFTLRAFEDEKKARMGVVECAKHELLQPFNVLYEKEGEYVAQFKFTVLLMPNGPMRITSGPFEPDLYKSEMEVQDAELKALLQSSASRKTQKKKKKKASKTAENATSGETLEENEAGD